The proteins below are encoded in one region of Brachyspira intermedia PWS/A:
- a CDS encoding CinA family protein, with protein MNYDKAKEVVDLLIQRGLKVTSAESCTGGLFAAHITSVSGSSGCFEGSFVTYSNEIKHRMINVREETLEKYGAVSEECVLEMAENSRKIMKSDIAIAISGIAGPSGGTDDKPVGLVWICLAAEGYIKAYKNIFSGDRQEVREQSVMFSLNLIENFIKKC; from the coding sequence ATGAATTATGATAAAGCTAAAGAAGTTGTTGATTTATTAATACAAAGAGGATTAAAAGTAACATCAGCAGAATCATGCACAGGCGGATTATTTGCAGCACATATAACATCGGTTTCAGGTTCATCAGGATGTTTTGAAGGCTCTTTTGTAACATATTCCAATGAAATTAAACATAGAATGATAAATGTAAGAGAGGAAACATTAGAAAAATATGGTGCTGTTAGTGAAGAATGTGTTTTAGAGATGGCGGAAAATAGCCGAAAAATTATGAAAAGTGATATAGCAATAGCAATAAGTGGAATAGCAGGTCCTTCCGGAGGAACTGATGATAAACCTGTGGGCTTAGTATGGATATGTTTAGCGGCAGAAGGCTATATTAAAGCTTATAAGAATATATTTTCAGGAGATAGACAAGAGGTAAGAGAGCAAAGTGTAATGTTTTCTTTGAATTTAATTGAGAATTTCATAAAAAAATGTTAG
- the miaA gene encoding tRNA (adenosine(37)-N6)-dimethylallyltransferase MiaA — MKNIVFISGATASGKSSFAHKLIDNYFNNAAIISIDSIQVYRYMDIGSAKPSPEEIKKYNYKMVDILEPSVNFNIKEYLDIFKNVINSIDNVPIFGVGGTGFYIDAIKYGIFDEENDNQESSQKIRKELYERIDKYGLESLYSELLNIDKEAAENIDRFNARRVVRALEVYYNTGKKFSELKKLRKPVVNLDYLSYVIDIDRETLYDNINKRVDIMFEKGLLDEVKKIIDMGIDNSYTSMQAIGYKEIYDYLVNESMSLGDTIELIKKRTRNFAKRQLTWFRREEHRRINENDLEKVAEEIKAFYNIN, encoded by the coding sequence GTGAAAAATATTGTATTTATATCAGGAGCAACAGCTTCAGGTAAAAGCAGTTTTGCTCATAAATTAATAGATAACTATTTCAATAATGCCGCCATAATATCTATAGACTCTATACAAGTTTATAGATATATGGATATAGGCTCTGCCAAACCCTCCCCAGAAGAAATAAAAAAATATAATTACAAAATGGTTGATATATTAGAACCTTCTGTCAATTTTAATATAAAAGAATACCTTGATATATTTAAAAATGTAATAAATAGTATAGATAATGTGCCTATATTCGGTGTAGGAGGTACAGGTTTTTATATTGATGCTATAAAATATGGTATTTTTGATGAGGAAAATGACAATCAGGAATCTTCTCAAAAAATAAGAAAAGAACTTTATGAAAGAATAGATAAATATGGTCTTGAAAGTTTGTATTCAGAGCTTTTGAATATTGATAAAGAAGCAGCAGAAAATATAGACAGATTCAATGCAAGAAGAGTTGTAAGAGCTTTGGAAGTTTATTATAATACAGGAAAAAAATTCTCAGAATTAAAAAAGTTAAGAAAACCTGTAGTTAATTTGGATTATTTAAGCTATGTCATTGATATAGATAGAGAAACTCTTTATGATAATATTAATAAAAGAGTTGACATAATGTTTGAAAAAGGCTTGCTTGACGAGGTGAAAAAAATTATTGATATGGGAATAGATAATAGTTATACATCAATGCAGGCTATAGGTTATAAAGAGATTTATGATTATTTAGTCAATGAATCTATGAGTTTAGGAGATACTATTGAACTTATAAAAAAACGTACAAGAAATTTTGCTAAAAGACAATTAACTTGGTTCAGACGTGAAGAGCATAGAAGAATCAATGAAAATGATTTAGAAAAAGTTGCTGAAGAAATAAAAGCCTTTTATAATATTAATTAA
- a CDS encoding DNA-directed RNA polymerase subunit omega produces MGIIPLEKLIEYKGNRYELSKAMIELAKNGGTLLKGETKYRGGKYIPTVMKNILDGKIKYEYEEGVDMTVDEEAPFKHSEVAYDESEYASEDDSSEEENDTEYAVADTDDADDDFDDDYSEDEEKSKKKKKSSKKKDE; encoded by the coding sequence ATGGGTATAATACCGTTAGAGAAACTTATAGAATATAAAGGAAACCGCTATGAACTCAGTAAAGCTATGATAGAATTAGCTAAAAATGGCGGTACACTTCTTAAAGGTGAAACTAAATACAGAGGCGGAAAATATATACCTACTGTTATGAAAAACATACTTGACGGAAAAATTAAGTATGAATATGAAGAAGGTGTAGATATGACTGTAGATGAAGAAGCACCTTTTAAGCATTCTGAAGTTGCTTATGACGAAAGTGAATATGCTTCAGAAGATGATTCTTCAGAAGAAGAAAATGATACTGAATATGCAGTTGCTGATACAGACGATGCTGATGATGATTTCGATGATGACTATTCAGAAGACGAAGAAAAATCAAAAAAGAAGAAAAAATCTTCAAAGAAAAAAGATGAATAA
- a CDS encoding tetratricopeptide repeat protein, producing the protein MNNINKNIEELIKEIENSNNNNPVCNKALKEIKNIFKNLNDNDADNFLKLCAVTVDKLFYLQRYNDIIYIKENIFNIKDKFQNINDILFLYPSAISNLMLGFNDKAIKELEELINNYDIESSQISPLQNFLAEAYLREKKYQEAVNYYEKFIHLNVTNAMMWNDYGYALEHIGRKEDAKNAYSKSLELDPSFIFAKRNLKRLNPKENLFKKIFSSFRL; encoded by the coding sequence ATGAATAATATAAATAAAAACATAGAAGAATTAATAAAAGAAATAGAAAATTCAAATAATAATAATCCTGTTTGCAATAAAGCTTTAAAAGAAATTAAAAATATATTTAAAAATTTAAATGATAATGATGCTGATAATTTCCTAAAATTATGTGCAGTTACAGTTGATAAACTTTTTTATTTACAGCGTTACAATGATATCATTTACATCAAAGAAAATATTTTTAATATAAAAGACAAATTTCAAAATATCAATGACATTTTATTTTTATATCCATCAGCAATAAGTAATTTAATGCTTGGTTTTAATGATAAAGCTATAAAAGAATTAGAAGAATTGATAAATAATTATGATATAGAAAGCTCTCAAATTTCTCCATTACAAAATTTTTTAGCTGAAGCATATTTAAGAGAAAAGAAATATCAAGAAGCTGTCAATTATTACGAAAAATTCATACATTTGAATGTTACTAATGCTATGATGTGGAATGATTATGGATATGCTTTAGAACATATCGGAAGAAAAGAAGATGCTAAAAACGCTTATTCTAAATCATTAGAATTGGATCCGTCATTTATATTTGCAAAGAGAAATTTAAAAAGACTAAACCCAAAAGAAAATTTATTCAAAAAAATATTTTCATCTTTTAGATTATGA
- the gmk gene encoding guanylate kinase, with the protein MSNIVVITAPSAAGKTTLIKKYMANHSNAVFSVSYTTRPKRANEVDGQDYYFVDKEKFEQMINDGDFIEWASVHDNYYGTSFKELEKADDEDKILILDIDIQGALYIKSKGIDANYIFITPPSMEILKKRLEDRGTETEESIKLRIWDAKRELEYKDKFDIIIENDDVEEAYKKLEEAINSKL; encoded by the coding sequence ATGAGCAATATTGTTGTTATTACAGCCCCTTCGGCAGCCGGCAAAACTACTTTAATAAAAAAGTATATGGCGAATCATTCTAATGCAGTTTTTAGTGTTTCTTATACCACTAGACCTAAAAGAGCAAATGAAGTAGACGGTCAGGATTATTATTTTGTAGATAAAGAAAAATTTGAACAGATGATAAATGATGGCGATTTCATAGAATGGGCATCAGTTCATGATAATTATTATGGAACTTCATTCAAAGAATTAGAAAAAGCTGATGATGAAGATAAAATATTGATACTTGATATAGATATTCAAGGTGCATTATATATAAAAAGCAAGGGAATAGATGCTAATTATATATTCATAACCCCTCCTTCTATGGAAATTCTTAAAAAAAGGTTGGAAGATAGAGGAACTGAAACTGAAGAAAGCATAAAACTCAGAATTTGGGATGCTAAAAGAGAATTAGAATATAAAGATAAATTCGATATCATTATAGAAAATGATGATGTTGAAGAAGCTTATAAAAAATTAGAAGAAGCAATCAATTCAAAATTATAA
- the fliF gene encoding flagellar basal-body MS-ring/collar protein FliF, which translates to MQDFINKLTSQIKNIFAKTTTLQKAVLIGILVIGLGAIIATIMLTSRRTGTLLFQQALTQEDARNVIAVLDANNIRYQYRNGFITLNSEADKAKAELELVKEGRMPTGVDGWELFDAPRIGITDVELDINKRRSLTKAITQLLTKLDFVQEATVDLAFPKKEYLTDIDSPVTASVVIKAQPFKEEVLRDPKTVRGLQQLIAMGVDKLKPEFVTITDSTGYVLTDFTDEAANLKLKVAQEELKIVDRERKKIENKIRQTLGRIYTNRVETTIALELIWDDVSITNNLVLPIILKEDDPATPYDDSQFTNKVQVSTRTVTEDWKGQQFIPQGAAGAEENVPPGYKDKSDRWQTYTKTDSQDNYELSKRYEAIKKGSYQIGKISAAVALDGRWTKAYDQNGDPIITNGSSYVREYHPVTAEEIRNVTSLVQAAIGYDLKRGDQVSVTHIQFDHWDRFNAEDAKLMRDRFIRKTLIITMISLLILFVLALGIRAIQKELARRRRLREEELERKQMEMRRQAMMNANEEPISEMSLEDAARKKLMDEVIRVSHERPDDVAQLLRTWMADDKS; encoded by the coding sequence ATGCAGGACTTTATAAATAAATTAACAAGTCAAATAAAAAATATTTTTGCTAAGACAACAACATTGCAAAAAGCCGTATTAATAGGTATTTTAGTAATAGGTCTTGGGGCAATAATAGCAACAATAATGCTTACATCAAGAAGAACAGGAACATTATTGTTTCAGCAGGCATTGACTCAAGAGGATGCTAGAAATGTTATAGCAGTATTGGATGCTAATAACATAAGATATCAATACAGAAACGGATTTATCACACTTAATAGCGAGGCTGATAAAGCTAAAGCAGAATTAGAATTGGTAAAAGAGGGCAGAATGCCTACAGGAGTTGACGGATGGGAATTATTTGATGCTCCTCGTATTGGTATAACAGATGTTGAGCTTGATATTAATAAAAGAAGATCTTTAACTAAAGCTATAACTCAGCTTTTAACTAAATTAGATTTCGTTCAGGAAGCTACAGTAGATTTAGCATTTCCTAAGAAAGAATATTTAACAGATATAGATTCACCTGTTACAGCATCAGTAGTTATTAAAGCACAGCCTTTCAAAGAGGAAGTATTAAGAGATCCAAAAACAGTAAGAGGCTTGCAGCAATTAATAGCTATGGGCGTTGATAAATTAAAACCTGAATTTGTAACAATCACAGATAGTACTGGATATGTATTAACTGATTTTACAGATGAAGCTGCTAATTTAAAATTAAAAGTAGCTCAGGAAGAGTTGAAAATAGTTGATAGAGAAAGAAAGAAAATTGAAAATAAAATAAGACAAACATTGGGGAGAATATATACTAACAGAGTAGAAACAACAATAGCATTAGAACTTATTTGGGACGATGTTAGTATAACAAATAATTTAGTTCTTCCTATAATATTAAAAGAAGATGATCCAGCAACACCTTATGATGACAGCCAATTTACTAATAAGGTTCAGGTATCTACTCGTACAGTTACAGAGGATTGGAAAGGACAGCAGTTCATACCTCAAGGTGCTGCAGGTGCTGAAGAAAATGTACCTCCGGGATATAAAGATAAAAGCGACAGATGGCAGACATATACTAAAACTGATTCACAGGATAACTATGAATTAAGCAAAAGATATGAAGCTATTAAAAAGGGAAGTTATCAAATAGGAAAAATATCTGCTGCAGTTGCTTTGGACGGAAGATGGACTAAAGCTTATGACCAAAACGGAGACCCTATAATAACTAATGGAAGTTCTTATGTAAGAGAGTATCATCCTGTAACAGCAGAAGAAATAAGAAATGTTACTTCTTTAGTACAAGCTGCTATAGGTTATGATTTGAAAAGAGGCGACCAAGTAAGCGTAACACATATTCAGTTTGACCATTGGGATAGATTCAATGCTGAAGATGCTAAACTTATGAGAGATAGATTTATAAGAAAAACATTGATAATAACAATGATTTCTTTATTAATATTATTCGTATTAGCATTAGGAATAAGAGCTATACAGAAAGAGCTTGCTAGAAGACGCAGACTTAGAGAAGAAGAGCTTGAACGCAAACAGATGGAAATGCGCAGACAGGCTATGATGAATGCTAATGAAGAACCTATAAGCGAAATGAGTTTAGAGGATGCAGCACGTAAGAAACTTATGGATGAAGTTATAAGAGTAAGTCATGAAAGACCTGATGATGTTGCACAGTTGTTGCGTACTTGGATG
- a CDS encoding response regulator, translating into MINGKPLILAVDDEEPIRDLITYTFEPHDFEIVTAENGKSAITILEHNPVDVIITDLLMPSMTGLALIREMKKRKSSIPIIIITAYGNTEMVKEIIAEGVFRLIEKPLDFDTLIPIVHEAIEYKKNQEK; encoded by the coding sequence ATGATTAATGGTAAACCTTTAATACTTGCTGTAGATGATGAAGAACCTATTAGGGATCTTATAACATACACTTTTGAACCTCATGATTTTGAAATTGTTACAGCAGAAAATGGTAAATCAGCAATAACTATATTAGAACATAATCCTGTTGATGTTATAATCACAGATTTGCTTATGCCTTCTATGACTGGGCTTGCTCTTATTAGAGAGATGAAAAAAAGAAAAAGCTCTATACCTATTATAATAATTACAGCTTATGGTAATACTGAAATGGTAAAAGAGATAATAGCAGAGGGAGTATTCAGACTCATAGAAAAACCATTAGATTTTGATACTTTAATTCCTATAGTGCATGAAGCTATAGAATACAAGAAAAATCAAGAAAAATAA
- the gltX gene encoding glutamate--tRNA ligase — MSEIRVRFAPSPTGFLHIGNARTALFNWLYAKAIKGKLILRIEDTDQERSTKEAVDMAIKSLKWLGIDWDEGPEVGGDYGPYFQSERLDIYKKYTEKLMEEGKAYYCFCTSEELEKKSNMQRTLNQPIIYDGKCKDIPLEEAKRRVANGEPAKIRFRVPKNQIVTFDDFVRGIVKTNSDEIGDIIIVRENGFPTYNYAVVIDDMLMKISHVIRGEDHISNTPKQILIYEALGAEVPRFAHTSSILGNDRKKLSKRHGAATLMEYKDEGYLPQAMRNFLALLGWTHPEAMETMVDDDMIKAFKLDRFSKSPAIFDTAKLRHLNAWHIKNMNLDEVTELFIPYLVNGGFLKENYTEEEHAWAKKLVSVIRHNCVVLSDIVKYVPVFFENDFELTDEMKEMVNKEESKKLLQFIKNDIENTDEITDEYMKALIKKAQKETGLKGPNLYHPIRYVLTGSSAGSELSHICELLGKKNVLYRLSKYI, encoded by the coding sequence ATGTCGGAAATCAGAGTTCGTTTCGCTCCATCTCCAACAGGTTTTTTACATATAGGAAATGCTAGAACTGCATTATTCAACTGGTTATATGCCAAAGCTATAAAAGGAAAATTAATTCTAAGAATAGAAGATACAGATCAGGAAAGAAGCACTAAAGAAGCTGTTGATATGGCTATAAAATCATTAAAATGGCTTGGTATAGATTGGGATGAAGGCCCTGAAGTTGGCGGAGATTATGGTCCGTATTTTCAGTCTGAAAGACTAGATATATATAAAAAATATACTGAAAAACTTATGGAAGAAGGAAAAGCATACTATTGTTTTTGTACTTCCGAAGAATTAGAAAAAAAATCTAATATGCAGAGAACTCTTAATCAGCCTATTATTTATGATGGTAAATGTAAAGATATACCTTTAGAAGAGGCTAAAAGAAGAGTTGCAAACGGAGAACCTGCTAAAATAAGATTCAGAGTACCAAAGAATCAAATAGTAACTTTTGATGACTTTGTTAGAGGAATAGTAAAAACTAACAGTGATGAAATAGGTGATATCATAATAGTAAGAGAAAACGGCTTCCCTACTTACAACTATGCTGTTGTTATAGACGATATGCTTATGAAAATTTCACATGTCATAAGAGGAGAAGACCATATATCAAATACTCCTAAACAGATACTTATTTACGAGGCATTAGGTGCTGAAGTTCCTAGATTTGCACATACTTCTTCAATACTTGGTAATGACAGAAAGAAATTATCAAAAAGACATGGTGCAGCTACTTTAATGGAATACAAAGATGAAGGATATCTTCCTCAAGCTATGAGAAACTTCTTAGCTTTACTTGGATGGACTCACCCAGAAGCTATGGAAACTATGGTTGATGATGATATGATTAAAGCTTTCAAATTGGACAGATTCTCTAAAAGTCCTGCTATTTTTGATACTGCTAAATTAAGACACTTGAATGCTTGGCATATAAAAAATATGAATTTAGATGAAGTTACAGAGTTATTTATACCATACTTAGTTAATGGCGGATTCTTGAAAGAAAATTACACAGAAGAAGAACATGCTTGGGCTAAAAAACTTGTTTCTGTTATAAGACATAACTGTGTTGTTTTATCCGACATTGTAAAGTATGTTCCTGTATTCTTTGAAAATGATTTTGAGCTTACTGATGAAATGAAAGAAATGGTAAACAAAGAAGAAAGCAAAAAACTTCTTCAATTCATCAAAAATGATATAGAAAATACTGATGAAATTACTGATGAATACATGAAAGCATTAATCAAGAAAGCACAGAAAGAAACAGGATTAAAAGGTCCTAATCTATATCACCCAATAAGATATGTATTGACAGGAAGTTCTGCTGGAAGCGAATTATCTCATATATGTGAACTTTTAGGCAAAAAAAATGTTCTTTACAGATTATCTAAATATATTTAA